Proteins found in one Primulina eburnea isolate SZY01 chromosome 16, ASM2296580v1, whole genome shotgun sequence genomic segment:
- the LOC140816284 gene encoding probable cytokinin riboside 5'-monophosphate phosphoribohydrolase LOGL10 isoform X1, translating into MENNLQQPMKPSRFKRICVFCGSSPGKNPSYQLAAIQLGKELVERSIDLVYGGGSIGLMGLVSQAVYDGGRHVLGVIPRTLMPIEITGEPVGEVRAVSDMHQRKAEMAKQADAFIALPGGYGTLEELLEVITWAQLGIHDKPVGLLNVDGYYNSLLSFVDKAVDEGFITPSARHIIVSAPTAHELMSKLEDYAPTHDGVTPKLTWEIEQQLGYTTKSELAR; encoded by the exons ATGGAAAATAACTTGCAGCAGCCTATGAAACCATCAAGATTCAAGAGGATATGTGTTTTTTGTGGGAGCAGCCCAGGAAAAAATCCGAGCTACCAACTCGCAGCGATACAACTTGGCAAAGAATTG GTTGAAAGGAGCATAGACTTGGTTTATGGAGGTGGAAGTATTGGATTAATGGGTCTGGTCTCTCAAGCTGTGTACGATGGTGGGCGCCACGTGTTAGG AGTGATTCCTAGAACTTTAATGCCAATAGAG ATAACGGGCGAGCCGGTGGGAGAAGTGAGAGCGGTGTCCGATATGCACCAAAGAAAGGCAGAAATGGCCAAGCAAGCCGATGCATTTATTGCCTTGCCTG GTGGGTATGGTACATTGGAGGAACTCTTGGAAGTCATCacttgggctcaacttggaatTCATGACAAACCG gTGGGTTTACTGAACGTGGATGGATACTACAACTCACTGTTGTCTTTCGTAGACAAGGCAGTTGATGAAGGCTTCATCACCCCATCTGCCCGTCATATCATTGTCTCTGCCCCAACTGCCCATGAACTCATGTCCAAGCTTGag GATTATGCTCCGACACATGACGGTGTTACACCCAAGTTGACATGGGAGATAGAGCAGCAATTGGGTTATACAACAAAATCAGAACTCGCTCGTTAA
- the LOC140816284 gene encoding probable cytokinin riboside 5'-monophosphate phosphoribohydrolase LOGL10 isoform X2 produces MKPSRFKRICVFCGSSPGKNPSYQLAAIQLGKELVERSIDLVYGGGSIGLMGLVSQAVYDGGRHVLGVIPRTLMPIEITGEPVGEVRAVSDMHQRKAEMAKQADAFIALPGGYGTLEELLEVITWAQLGIHDKPVGLLNVDGYYNSLLSFVDKAVDEGFITPSARHIIVSAPTAHELMSKLEDYAPTHDGVTPKLTWEIEQQLGYTTKSELAR; encoded by the exons ATGAAACCATCAAGATTCAAGAGGATATGTGTTTTTTGTGGGAGCAGCCCAGGAAAAAATCCGAGCTACCAACTCGCAGCGATACAACTTGGCAAAGAATTG GTTGAAAGGAGCATAGACTTGGTTTATGGAGGTGGAAGTATTGGATTAATGGGTCTGGTCTCTCAAGCTGTGTACGATGGTGGGCGCCACGTGTTAGG AGTGATTCCTAGAACTTTAATGCCAATAGAG ATAACGGGCGAGCCGGTGGGAGAAGTGAGAGCGGTGTCCGATATGCACCAAAGAAAGGCAGAAATGGCCAAGCAAGCCGATGCATTTATTGCCTTGCCTG GTGGGTATGGTACATTGGAGGAACTCTTGGAAGTCATCacttgggctcaacttggaatTCATGACAAACCG gTGGGTTTACTGAACGTGGATGGATACTACAACTCACTGTTGTCTTTCGTAGACAAGGCAGTTGATGAAGGCTTCATCACCCCATCTGCCCGTCATATCATTGTCTCTGCCCCAACTGCCCATGAACTCATGTCCAAGCTTGag GATTATGCTCCGACACATGACGGTGTTACACCCAAGTTGACATGGGAGATAGAGCAGCAATTGGGTTATACAACAAAATCAGAACTCGCTCGTTAA